The nucleotide sequence CTGGCTACAACAAACTTCCAATTCTTAATGTAGACAGAGCTGAACTGACACTTTACTCTACAGAACTACTGCAACCCACTGAACATATAGAGAATGTGTTTGAGTAAagcattaaaaataatttcaaatatgATAAAGGCCATGAAAACATGACATTGTAGGCCAAGTGAATATTAGAAAACAACCTTCGGTTCTGCCTGAATAATATAGTAGTGAATCAGAGAGGAATTTATAACAAGTCATGCCTATTGATagtcaataaataaacaagtgcacacatctctctctctctctcaccattatttttttctttgcttcgTTTTAACTTTGATTCATTTGCTAATGCCAGGATCAGACAACACAATATTTTTGGTCACATTGTCAGATATTAGTCATACATTGTTGTTGTGACTTTGTCAAGAGACATGGCAGATGACATGTTAGACCCCGGTCAATTATAGCTTGCAGTCTTTCTCAATTTAGATACAGATTAGATACTTAGATTAGGTAATAAGTACCAAGAAGCAGCTTCCACGTGATAACACCAACAACATCATTCCTCTTTTGCTTCACCATGTTAACAATTGTGCACAAAAGAGCGCTGTGTTGGTCAACATCACAGAACATGTCATAGAAGTTGTCAAACTAGCCGaaagaaagcaacaaaaaaaaaaataataatctggaacgcaagatacagtatgttggatGACTTGAAGCGTCCCAGAACCTGCATCATTTGTCTTCTGCTATGACATACTACTCGGGATTAAACAAGCAGCCGTCACACCCAACACTCAGTTTTGTTTTCGACACCCTGGGCCATTATTGGGCTGAGAAAATGTAGTCTGATCTCAGCATTTAAAGcagctctaatcaatattttcatatcaacaatgtaactacagtatgtgtattaTGAAAGGAGTTGCTAGTAGTGGTGACCCCCTGGGAATTAACACCCAACTGTGCAGTTCTTCTCTGCGCTAGAGTTTTATCATCTTTCAgctccttgttttggttttacttacTTAGCTTTTACTTATGCAACTTAACTGTTTTAGTTCAGtcccactgtacactgcctgcccagcagcaaatagcaggcagacaaagttagcgactagctaatGCGCATTGTGGAGCATGTAGGGCCAGATATTTTTCTAAGGAGTTAGTGGAGATCTGAACAGAGCTAAAAGTGTCTGTTGATATATACTGCTAGAAGTGTAAATGGGCAACTGTTtaacacattcaccatatcAATTCTATGCCAATGCTGTGTTTTGCTGTGCTTGTTTTGCaaccccaagtggccaaaagaaatcaaattaatGCAGGTTTGTATATAGCGGTGCATTTGTCTGCagaagttatttttatttaaattgtgtttgttATGTAATCCTAgttagttgtttttcttttaattacacTCTTTTCTGCCTGGGTTTTATCATTGACGTGTAAATAAACTGTGTTGTAGAGTCCTTAAGGGTGaacattacaaaatatttaaaagaaatgttattCAAGTCACATACTGCATAAACGCAGACTTCTCTGCAAGATATGTGAGCTTTGATAAAAGTTAACCACCATATGGGACTTGAAATGGCTGATGTGAAACCGCTCATTACCCGTTTCTGCCCTCTGGACAAAAACATGCAGTATAGACAGATGGCATATGTAGTGTTATGTGAATACAGAtcattgtaaaaacaaagacatacagATGAACATAATGTGCAGTGAATTCACTGGAGCAGCAGGTAAAGCTCAAGGCACACACcaaagtaatttaaatgttaGAAAAGTGAGCATGGGATGTGAGGTCGCTGGTTCAAATCCCAGCAGCTAAATGTGTGGGAAGCAGAAGGAGACTCGCATTAATTCCACACAACCTTAAAGTAGTTATTATTATACTCTATATATTGGAGCATGGCGCCTTAAGCCTTGTAGCTGCTGCTTTCTGAGAAACCAGATTCGTTTGAAACACAAGCGCGGTGTTTGATGTTTGATATGAAATGATGCACCATCAGGatctttgtcattttaaagCTCCTGGCTCAGCGCAGCAGGCGGGTCTGTGGCACACGGGAGAAAAGATCTGCAGGGATTTGGCTGAGGATGACAGGGAGATACTACCACCTCCAAATCTGTGTGTCTGatcctatgtgtgtgtgttttgggtaCAGGGCCCTTTTAACAGTTTGTCAAGATATTTACATGAATGTTAATGAGGAAATTCatatgtaaatatttgaatGTTGGAATGAGGGGTTGTGTTGTCATATAGGATGCTTTCCAAGACACCACTGCTTATAAAGTCTactagggctacaactaactttcattattgattaaaatgcagattattttcttgattaatcttttggtctttaaatgtcagaaaatatacaatatacttGCTATACAACTACAACTATCCTTACAAAAAAGTGACTTATGATTAATGTAAGTGCTGCTGGTACAATTTTTGAGGTATGATGCCTGATGCTACAATCAAAAGTCAaacttcaaaatgtcaaatgccaTACCTGCTACATCACCATAATTTAAtgtctagatagatagatagatactgtaGAATGACAGATATATAGAATTTGCAAAGTTACTGATCAAATGACCAAAATAGAGCAAAAATGATtagtagattaattgattagtcaaaaTGGCAAATGTTTGCTAGTTTTAGATCCTGAAAAGGTTTTCTTTGTCAatatgattgtaaattgaatatatttgggttttggaccattgtttggacaaaacaagcaattcgAATATGTCAATTAGAAATATGCATTTGCgctattttctggcattttatagacaaaactaTTTATGTAAACAATTATATGTGGCAGATTAATCATTGATAAAAAGTCATCTTTAATTGCAGccatatacatatactgcacaaCAATGCAAAGAATGAGTATTGGGTTAACTGTTTTGATGTCCAACAAAATTATTTTAGGAGCATCTGATTTGTTTTAACctataaatgttttgaaatcAAACTCAACATCTAACAAGTTACAGCCTGATATTCAGGTAAACTTATCCACAACAAAAAGGATCACAGGTTTGATTCTGCATCACCACACACTTGATGTTTCCATCAGCAGCCTGAAGCTGGACACTGGACACACCTGCTGACAAATCTGTCTGGATACAAGTGTCAGCTAAATGccttaaatgtaaattaaaatatcaGCTCAATGcctaaaaatattaatgtaaacATGATTATTCTCTAAGGCGGGGCgagtttggtatttttttttttagaaactgtAACTAGCAGCATTCAAATAAACAACTATTATCCACCTTAGTGTGAAATATAAACAACAGTGCTTCGTTtcatttgtgcatttgtttttaaagatcatTGTAAGACATTACTGTTTTATTAGATTCAATATGTCAAaatgcagagagacaggaaagatcAGTGATTGAGTTGGAGGCTGAGAGCAACACGCACATTACTCATAACCAAGATTAAATCCCAGGACGTCTCATTTACTAGATATCTATTCCTGAGAACCACCAGGATGCTCTCTCAGGTCGTGACACTTCTCATATCTCCAAAATAAGATGCAACTTCCCAAATGTTACatctgtaaaatatttcaaGCTGATATTCTATGATTAAAAGCTTTTGtgtaattcaaaataaatacatttgatatATTCTCTGTCATTGCTTGCACAGTAGTtgcaaaaactgaaataatttttttgtacatGTATATGCTGCACTTTCTGTATTTAGATCCAAAATCAAACCGTCAAACTTTGTTCACAGTGCATGATGACCTCAGCTGAGGGTTCCTAACAAGCTCACTGAATTTTTCATGCTCAAGACATGAGTGCACAATACAATTTTAATGTCTAATGTAccagcatttatttttatatatatatatacatatattcgttaaaaaatgtatttactcaAAGAAGATAGCTTGAGGTCTTGTGTTAACAGTCAAGGGACTTATTTAATCTGGTAATTATTTAGTTTATCTTATAAAAAGCAACTTGACAAGTGCCAAGCTTATCATTAGACTACTGACCAGAACAAAGAAGAAGGTATTAAAAGAATCCCATGACAAAtccaaatgtatttatatacagGCCTGAAATGCAACGTCAATAGTCCAGGACTTCCTTGATTGTAGGAACCCTGATAGTTCCACACAGTGTAATTAGTGAGAGGGACAGACTGTTATCACGCTGAGATGTTTGAATATTAAGTGATTGGGAACTCTCTCCCCCTATAACTGTGTCAACGTGTGTTCCTCTTTTCCAATAAACCTCCAATTTTCCAATTTTGTTCTTGTCATACTGAGGAACAACAGTtgctaactgtctgtctgttgtttgatgATGTGCAGGTAgtatacagtgtgtttttagagctttttctctgaaaactgctgcctgtTGCGACCGAAAACGaggctatgagagcggtgagagtaaACCAACAGAGTAAAGTTGCGGgttggacagctaaacaatgtaCACCACAACTTTTCTGGAGCGTAGTGTTTGGCTTAGATTTCTAGAAACTTAATTTGTGTATAAACACCCAGCCTTTTTGAAAATTACATTCATGATGTTTACAAGAATATCAgttctggaaaaaaaagttgtttgtggTTTACCTGAAGGTGTGGGACATCTGGCCTGATCAGCTTTGCTGGAGCTTTTCCCGGAGGAGGATGGACTGGTGGAGGGCCTCTCAAACAGCTTGTCCTCCATGTTGGCCCTCTTGACGTAAACACACGACTTCCCCAGCAGCACAATACTGTTCAACACTTTAAGTGAAACCAGCCTAAAGAGGGAGAAAGGTGGCTGTTTAGAGAGGTGCATTTCTGACTGGAAGAAGAGTTTGGTAAAAGTGAATCAAAAACTTTGCTggctaaataaaaaataataaaaatgagaaaaaataaataaaaacatgacaatgtAGGGCTACACACTTATTTCTGTCTTATTTGTTGATGGCAGCTTTAGTCTGTGAAATCAATAATCACAGAATACTGACtataaacatttcacatttgcatGTCTGCTATTGTGTTTAGCAGCCAATGcattcaaatatttgttttagtaGTTTGAGCTTTTTTGCCAATTTGGTTGATGGATTCAGCACCAAGATGAACTGTAGCTTTTGAGACATAACTGAACAGCTATTTCAATCTTTCTTGCTGTTATTAAGTGCTGAGATGTAGCAGAGTTATCACAGTGCTGTCTAGAGCTGGGCCACAGCTTTAATGAATCTCTTCTACCATCTGGTTTCGATCACCACTGTTCACATCCCACCACTGACACCAGGATGTTGATGTATACCATCCTTCTGTGTTTCTGGGCTTTGCTATAAGGCCCAGCCTCTGACACTgatgtgacagagacagacacatttGGGTCTGTGGACCACTGCTCGCTGTGACAGGGCGTTTCAGACTGAGAGACTCAGCACAGCTGAACCTGTTCGAGCCAGAGCTATTTTTAAATCAGGGGGTGGGTAAGGCCAGAGATGGCACTAGAGATGACAACAATGTATTCTTCACCCCGAGGGAAACCCTTCAATGGTACGAAAACCAATGGGATCCGGCAAATGAGAATGAACAAGGCAATCAGCAGCTCAGCACAGGGAGAATGTGAGGGCACAGTGTTAAAGCttatgtaactgtgtgtgtttatgacagtgtctgcatgtgttagtgtgcattcaAGAGACTCTGCAAGCATGACTATATACAACacatgagagtgtgtgtttgtgtgagtctCTGTGCATATTTGACATGCtatcattaaacaaaaaatgtaaacatgtaaatattCACTGATATATGACTAAATGAATACAATGTTAAGATgaaaaaatatggaaatataGACTTTGACCTTAATTTCAATGGATTAAGCCTGTACTTCAATAAGGAGAGGGAAGGAAtaacaacatattttatcacCAGATTAATGTGCATGAACAACTTAGATAACCAAAATCAGTTTCAGCCTTTAACTCGAGTTACATTTTTACAGTCAGATTAAAATATATGCAGtgtatgtaaaatgaaaatgtcatgttCAGTACAACAAGTATAGCAATAAAAGGCTTAAAATATCCCTAAATTTTGGATGCTGGGCAGGGCAATCTACAATAAAATCATGTAATAACATTAGTAATATTTAATACAAGAGAATAACTTTAATAGACATACCCGAGATAAAATAGGAACACACATGTGTATGAAAGCGCTCCCTGCACCTTCACCGAACTCATTACCACTCGGATAAGctgttaaaacatgaaaaagcagAATAAATGGAGGTTCTGATGAATTTAAACAATGGTGAGAACCAGCAGGCAGCTATTCTCAGCTTGTGGCATTAAGTAGAAATTTGTAGAAAGTTCTGGTTAATGTTTATGTGCCAATGACTAACTCTCTTCTGTTATATAGTGCCTGAATAGCAACAGAGTGCAGCCTCTCTTACCAGAACAGCCAAAGGCAGAGGGATGAAGCCCATCCTCCGGGCCACTGAGTCACTGTAGTCTGTACAAGCCTACACAGTGACGGACAAGCACAGATTAAAGCACTCAACAAAACTGCATTGATTAGCTGCGTAGGCTCAATGCTGTTTATGAAAGTATAATGACAGtgatatgaaaaaaagagacagttACATTCTTCTGTCGACTGCTGACGAGATCGAAGGCCAAACTGGCTCTGTATTCACTGTACACCTGGGAAAGAGACAAGACAAATAATGTATGAGAGCAACATCAGTATTATACAGGTACTGTGTGAATAATGAATATCAGGTTTGGTCCTTACATCTGCAGTGATGTCGTTGAATTTGGTGATGAAAGCATGTTTAATTATGTCAACAGCAACTTCAGAGGTGACGACCATAAAGACATCAGGGAACAACACCCACAGGTGGTCTGaggaaaaaaaggcacaagaaACTTTATGTCTTATATGTAAATTAATCATTTCTAACCTGCTGGTTTCCTAGTTTCCTAAGAGAGTGCAAATGCTCAGCAGTCCTTCCCTGGATATTGTCTACATCCTGCCCACAACATACCAGGTTCCAGGTACAACCAGTTTACTTTTGTTGGCCACTGTTCCACTAGAACAACAGCTGGAGTTAATATCTAGTAGTTGTGAAGTTctgaaagacattaaaatgctttatagagctgaggggaactgcagaatcGGTTGATAACTCTTCAGTTCGTCACTACGAGCAACCACCATCACATAAGTCACGTGATCCATTGATGATACAaatatattgattagtgcaTTAGTTTGTTTAAGTAATATAATTACACAATTCAATGCATGACTTTGAAAATACtatgtacatatatttatttaccaGCACAACGCCTACACAGTATGCACAAAATATGATCCAGTGGCTTAAAACCCAGAGATTATAACTAATATTTTACTACAGGTTGCCatatttgtatacatttctTAAATGCTTAATGAGCAAAACAGTTTTGGCTTTTTATCAAAAAGTGTTTAGCAGTTAATTAGCTGAGAGCAGGTGCTTTGGTTCTGTATAATGTAAACAAAGTGCAGCCACCACTAATGCAATATGGAAGATAAGTAAATTACTGGGGACTTTGTATACCTCTTTAGCAACAGAAGGCTGTAGCTCTGCTAGTATTAGCACATCAGTGCTATGATTTCAGCTGACAGGCCACGTCTGTCATCTACTGTGTGTCTGGCTTTGAGACTGTCAGGAGGAGCTGACTGTTTTCAGAGGGCTGTCATACAGAAACGCCCAGCTGTCATCCCTCACTCTGCTCTGTCGCGTTCACTGAGGTTTGTAGGAGAGAAACATCCCCAAGGTGTTGCATTGGGGTCGACCAAAACAGCAGGAAAGGAGCTGCTCAGCAGATTTTCCTGAATTTTTACCATGACAAGCACTGACCATTTGTGGGAGTTTTTGAAACAATGGTGAACAAACCTGGAGCAGCACACTGTCTGTTTGCAtttactataaaataaaataaaaatattaaactgcattttgaggaaaaacagaTAATTACCCGGGTTCCATGCGAATTGCTCCATATTCCTGAGACAAACAATGAGCAGGAGAACGTAGCTGGTGAACCGTTCCTTGATATCTGCAGGATTAAAGAAACTAATTTGAGATTACAATCTCTCAACCCTGGAACAACTTGGTTAAAAAGCATCAACATTTAAGACACAACTGCAGGAAGATTACTTTCATCCACACTTGGTATCCTTAGTTTTGCTTAGTACCAGGGCGCTGTGAACTTTGACCCTTGAACTCATTACTGGATGCTTGTAACGTTCACCAACTATGGAACTGATCATCACTCTAAGATGCACCTGATAAGTGAATCAGCTAAATACtcaaagtgtaaaatgtatattacaCATCTATTACTCATGTTTAAGTGTTGTCACAATACTGTCTGACATCAGTGccaactagggctgcaactactgattattttctgtactgattaatctgcagattcttttttttggattaatcatttggtcaataaaatgtaaaaataaaaataaaataaaaagtgaaaaataaccGTCACCATTTTGttgtgacatcttcaaatatattaaatttataatgatataaaacggagaacagcagcaaatcatcacaattcagaagctggaaccaacaaAGTTTGGCCTTTTAGCTGTACAGCTAAAGTATAACAGGTAGGTTAtactttgatttttgttttatccTTAAACAATTGCTGACAGGTCTTCTGAAGAGGGAAATCATAGCTTACAAAGAATACTTGTTTGTAGAACAAAATATTTTGATGCACTATTTTCCCTTTTGTACACTCAACAGTAGCAGTAAAGGGCTTGTGGAGCAAATGATAATCATAGCTCTTGGAGGCTGTGAGACACTCAGAATATTTGTGAGTATaagtatttaatgttttaagtgTAAATTCTATGCAGACTGACAACATTACATAAGAAGCTAATTAAATTAGAGCATATGAGTTTGTTTTTGATTCTCTTGCTCTTTTTAATACTTAAAATTATGTATTAAATGTGTGATTTCTGCTATGACATTGAATATCTTACCACTGTTGGACATTTGGAATAAGTTGTTCTTTCCAaattttttaaacacacttCCTTTGATCTCCACAAACTGTGTTTGagagaagaacaaagaaagaaatgcagTTAGTAGCATTTAAGATTCAGAAAATACATCACAAGCTATCACGTTGCAGCTGCAACAGTAACTTTTCATTACCAGAGTGTCAAGTTTAATTTTTCTGGGATACATCTACATACAAATTATTATAATGCAGTTTGTGAGCATGTGtggatatattttgtttgtgctaAAATGCGGCTGCTTAAACAATCACATCAGGTAGATTGTTGTCTTCTTGTATCTTGGGTTGCATacacatgcttgtgtgtgtatatatatactgacGTTGTTGGACATCATAATGGTGAGCAGCGACTTGTTGTGTGAATTGAAGGCGACGTTCAGGGTGGAAGCTTGGACCATGATGAGGATGGCATGGAGGACTGACAAACAGCCACTCAGGAAAACAACTgatttaaaaagcattttagcattaaatacaatacattaaaacttaattaaaaGCAACGCATCTTAGTAGTTAGACAGACCACCTTCTATTCAATGTCAATGTCAAGTTCAATGTCTGAAAACAACTCAGCTGTGACCATCGGCAGTCATGAGTTCTTTTGACATATCCTTGAGCAAGATCACTCAGTACTGTATAGTAACAGAATCCGCTAGATGTGCAGAATGTAcagtaaaagtaatttaaatatattaagatCAATATAATAATCATAACAGAAAGATCAATCAAACATGGAATGCATGACTGAAGGACATATTGTAAGCTCaagaaaacaatatatacaaatacactatGTTGCACAAATTTCATTCTGGTGTCTGTTGGCCAAGTAATGCAGCACTTAAAggctttatttatctttttcagTGATCAAATGGATCACAAATCTCACAAAGAAATAGTTAGTTATGGACATTTTTATGGACACTGACTGTATCTCATCTGTCAAAGATAAAACTGGTAAGttagaaacagagaaaagagacgCCCAATGTCAATCACTTATCAAAATTCAGATCAGCTTGTTAAGATGGATTTAAACGAGAAGGATACAGACATAAAAGACAGCCATGATGAAGTGAGGAATGACTCCTATACTGTCTCTTTTTCGTTCTTTAGGTTCTGTGGCCGTCCAGTAGAGAGCATCCAGGATGTCTTGAccaaaggaggagaagaggcgGTCAGCCACCTTACAGAGGAATGACAGATAAAATCACaacttaataaattaataatagcaTGTAATTCAACCAGAAGTTTGGTTCATTTCCTCTTTTATCTCACCTATATGAATGCATCTTATTATcgtgttttttgttgttaccTAATTTCCAGCATCCAAATAAATTATGCCATcttgttttgttctcttttgaGATAAGATCATACCCTTTCATTTACATGTTATGCAATTATCTATTGGATGTCAAATGAAAATGGATTCCAGCTACATCAAATGCACATTTATTGCACCTTTACATTTTGCCACATCAAGATGTTCCTAGAAATTCTGGGTAATTCCCAGATTTGGAAAACCCGTTTCTTCATTTTGCAGCCTTAACATTGATACAGTACTATAGGTGATCATTCTTTAACTAAGGACAACATTTGGACCAATGCAACATTCCTTTCATGTGGAAGAAATCTGGAGCAATGCAGTAAACCTGACTCATTATAAGCGAGTGATTACACAggcttattttcttttctccaatCACAACTATCAGAAACAAGATTTTTTGCTGTATTTGGTCCATTTAGGTTATAAATGCTTAATGACAAAACAAGTGTACCAGTAGCCAGATTTATAcatctactgtgtgtgtattcaagTCCAGAACTATGTATACAAACAGAATCGGAAAAAACTGTGAATGCACCCGTAGGTTTGAATCCTGCTCGGGCCACCACTGTTTAAGAATACATGCAGTTATTCCATGACCAAATGTTAGATGTCAGCGTATACAATGTGAGGTACCTCCAACATGTTGTAGATGAGGTAGAGTTTGATGACAGACTGTCCTCTGATCAGGTGGTACATCATGGAGTAATCGACATAATGCATCATGGAGAAGCACAGCACCAGGATCAGGCCCTTCAGCATGTCACAAACCTGCGCTGGCTGCAGCAGCCGAGACCCgctgaccacacacacagacacacaaaacacacagaaagatcAACTTATAGCATCTGTATTGAATATAGAAACAGTTTTACACATTTAACCAACCTTTCAGAACATTCTCACATATTtgaacacacacttgcatgctgGGATAGTGTACTATATCAATAAGTAGTGTATATgtttaacatgcacacacacaataacctGTCATATTGCCAGAGTAAacaattaaatgtgtttatacCCACATATAACATAAGTGTatgctgacaaacacatttttactacATAAAGGTATGACATTTTTTCCACACTTGGCATCATTGATACTAAGATCTACTGGTATACAGTAGAGAGGGAGTAGGACCCTGATTCATTACAATACCAGATGACAAACATTACTGACTACTGCTAGTTGTCTGTAGTAGTGGTCTGTGTTTCATACCATTCAAGGACAAACTAGGACAACACATACAGGGGTGAATTATTCATTTCTGTTCAAAATgagttatcccacataaaaggAAATGGCAACAAgtagtgaaaacacaaaaatcacaatgtGAAATATTAAAGTCAGTATCTCCTTTATACTAAATTCTAGCTCATTCATAAGATATATCTCCttttaatctgtttgtttttgttctgtgctTCTGCTCTTGTAAGATTAAATCTTTGTTGTCCTTATCTACTAAACAGACTACAGTACACCAACAAAACTGTGTTTGAGCATCTATCTTTatggaaatatttaaattttattacaATAGGTGGAGCATTTTGGAcagaaatgcaaaataaatggaagaaaacacacatgctaAGCTGTCACATACTGCAAGAACAGCAACACGTGTTTTTTAATGGGTAATAACATGTGCAGCTTTCATAATTAATAGCAACGGTTGCCAGTGGCAGCTTGGGCGCATGTTAAGAGAAGGGCTGACAAATCCATAGGGCCGGATATTTAGTATTTACTATGACAGGGATAACCGGgaagagccagagagagagagacagagagagagagcttaaCTTTAAGATATATTTTACATGTCAGCTGTGTGACTGCTCTATATGTTTAAAAACACCACTCACTACAGCAAGAAAAAGGGCCCGAGTTCGGGAAGATGTGTAAATTATCTTTATCAAGTGTCTCACGGTCTTCTGAATTGGTGTGCAGCTGAGCAGAGCTGTGAAGGGAATGGGATGAGATGAACATCTGGGCCTTTTTGTCCAAAGCGTAACAGACAATGACTGCCTTCATAACCAAAGAATAGTTGGGGTTTAGTTTGAATACACTGAATGCACAGTTTATTAAGGATTTCCAGGAATTACAGGTGAACTTGTATAAAAGCCATTAACCCTTATTGTTTTCTCTCATatctatacagtacatatgacAAAGGATAAGATTCAgataaaactgcaaaaatggGTTGCTATTCACTATCAGGAAGGTGTCCCTATGATATTGAAGATTTCTCGTGGTTTGTTTGCCTGATTCTGTGGCTCCATCCAATAGTCAGATCTGAAGTCATTCATGTAAAAGATGCataagttaaaaacaacaacaaaagcttGGGGGCTCCTACAGATGATTTATTTctgaatcttgttttttttccccacttgatgtaaaaaaaattgtttagtGCTCGATGTGCAATAATTTACAATAGATAAAGGTTTAGTGTACTAGGACAAAGTGTACTGTAGCAGAAGATAAAGGAGTGAGgtaaaagacagaaagattGCGACACAGTATAAAAAATACAAGTATAAAATGGGACTGCTGCTGAACGAATACTAATAAAGTCAGACATAAAAGATAATGGAGGACCAATACTAGTGCTGTAActtctgattatttttattatcaatctATTGCTTTGCTTAAATTAACTGaataattgtttagtctataaaagaCAGTAAATACTAAAACATGCCCAAGTTCCTAGTGCCCAGGGTGATGTCTTAACATCTTAGTGTGTtcaaccaaaagtccaaaaacccaaagatatttcatttacaatgatataaaacagaaaagcagcaaatactcaaATTTGAGAGGGCATGTTTTGAAATtttctgcttgataaattacttaaactgGCTAATCttctaataaaataattgattcaTTCTTTCTGTTCTAATCAACAATATTAGACTTCTCTTAAAAGCATGTGTTGGTAAACAGTAGCTTTGGTAGTCAGGTGGTTAAGGTGCTAATGCATCTTATCCCCAACATGTGCGACACACACGGCTCTCTGGAGGCAAAAAGCTGAAAAGCTGCTGCAGAAGGCTGGAGGCGTAGCCTGTACAAAGCAGTCTTCACTATCTCTATTCTACAAGCATTATCTCCATAACACATGTGAATATTATGTATGTTTGAGTGCTGTCAGCTATGTGCTGCATTCTAAGTAGCCATCACTATGTGCAATT is from Siniperca chuatsi isolate FFG_IHB_CAS linkage group LG8, ASM2008510v1, whole genome shotgun sequence and encodes:
- the tapt1a gene encoding transmembrane anterior posterior transformation protein 1 homolog isoform X2, yielding MTLHGATRHLQAAKVKMADLSGTELSEEKETEIELKKRQKRPWEDLHKSGKIGITPELPETLGFYDISAVRREQREHPADPSLTCFIAAELTRGYFLEHNEAKYTERRERVYTCMRIPKELEKLMTFGFFLCVDAFLYVFTLLPLRVLLAVLRLITLPCCGFSGSRLLQPAQVCDMLKGLILVLCFSMMHYVDYSMMYHLIRGQSVIKLYLIYNMLEVADRLFSSFGQDILDALYWTATEPKERKRDSIGVIPHFIMAVFYVFLHAILIMVQASTLNVAFNSHNKSLLTIMMSNNFVEIKGSVFKKFGKNNLFQMSNSDIKERFTSYVLLLIVCLRNMEQFAWNPDHLWVLFPDVFMVVTSEVAVDIIKHAFITKFNDITADVYSEYRASLAFDLVSSRQKNACTDYSDSVARRMGFIPLPLAVLLIRVVMSSVKVQGALSYTCVFLFYLGLVSLKVLNSIVLLGKSCVYVKRANMEDKLFERPSTSPSSSGKSSSKADQARCPTPSGESKAAHIPATPCSPPSSSSSSVTTQPTPRTDLFPPPPTDASPAASASRPPTPPPELEPEQPAPSLSKEEEGEAQGASELKHRTPKKDLLEIDRFTICGNRID
- the tapt1a gene encoding transmembrane anterior posterior transformation protein 1 homolog isoform X1, producing the protein MTLHGATRHLQAAKVKMADLSGTELSEEKETEIELKKRQKRPWEDLHKSGKIGITPELPETLGFYDISAVRREQREHPADPSLTCFIAAELTRGYFLEHNEAKYTERRERVYTCMRIPKELEKLMTFGFFLCVDAFLYVFTLLPLRVLLAVLRLITLPCCGFRAHTCPYCRRSSGSRLLQPAQVCDMLKGLILVLCFSMMHYVDYSMMYHLIRGQSVIKLYLIYNMLEVADRLFSSFGQDILDALYWTATEPKERKRDSIGVIPHFIMAVFYVFLHAILIMVQASTLNVAFNSHNKSLLTIMMSNNFVEIKGSVFKKFGKNNLFQMSNSDIKERFTSYVLLLIVCLRNMEQFAWNPDHLWVLFPDVFMVVTSEVAVDIIKHAFITKFNDITADVYSEYRASLAFDLVSSRQKNACTDYSDSVARRMGFIPLPLAVLLIRVVMSSVKVQGALSYTCVFLFYLGLVSLKVLNSIVLLGKSCVYVKRANMEDKLFERPSTSPSSSGKSSSKADQARCPTPSGESKAAHIPATPCSPPSSSSSSVTTQPTPRTDLFPPPPTDASPAASASRPPTPPPELEPEQPAPSLSKEEEGEAQGASELKHRTPKKDLLEIDRFTICGNRID
- the tapt1a gene encoding transmembrane anterior posterior transformation protein 1 homolog isoform X3: MRDKPSHQLLSKHISVPSCCRSKKTSAGLNSLLATHSFQNDKAMAIRMWETMKLMTFGFFLCVDAFLYVFTLLPLRVLLAVLRLITLPCCGFRAHTCPYCRRSSGSRLLQPAQVCDMLKGLILVLCFSMMHYVDYSMMYHLIRGQSVIKLYLIYNMLEVADRLFSSFGQDILDALYWTATEPKERKRDSIGVIPHFIMAVFYVFLHAILIMVQASTLNVAFNSHNKSLLTIMMSNNFVEIKGSVFKKFGKNNLFQMSNSDIKERFTSYVLLLIVCLRNMEQFAWNPDHLWVLFPDVFMVVTSEVAVDIIKHAFITKFNDITADVYSEYRASLAFDLVSSRQKNACTDYSDSVARRMGFIPLPLAVLLIRVVMSSVKVQGALSYTCVFLFYLGLVSLKVLNSIVLLGKSCVYVKRANMEDKLFERPSTSPSSSGKSSSKADQARCPTPSGESKAAHIPATPCSPPSSSSSSVTTQPTPRTDLFPPPPTDASPAASASRPPTPPPELEPEQPAPSLSKEEEGEAQGASELKHRTPKKDLLEIDRFTICGNRID